One Electrophorus electricus isolate fEleEle1 chromosome 10, fEleEle1.pri, whole genome shotgun sequence genomic region harbors:
- the frrs1b gene encoding putative ferric-chelate reductase 1: MMEISVKVWPLLVLFVACLKIVTCYKNGKVVEACEDMIPLHSHHSSSEPSPYNISVDKVKFSPGGQIKVTLSTGSSDSKLYFSGFLIQARDFGHPSAGAVGSFALLEPAVSQLLQCNNIEGSAVSHTSSTHKTEVQVLWTAPQNSPSKIRFQVTVVQKYNLYWARILGPVVSLNDTSPLPPQSTAGAKTTTAATSLSRPFSSEGCGFKKSCLRDPVGCDPHSSPHCYFLSFWTEDQSVVFELSGLASGYVSFALSTDKWMGHDDVYLCINYTDHVDISAAYVVERTHPVTSSENVLRDMAWRLSDGVIQCSFRRNIRIPGRSQNRFDLDQTYYLFMAHGRVDNGRTHRHDRQPLISESQVVITGPPEDLGGSRSPLLIKFHGVFMLIAWMTTVSTGVIMARYFKPDWPETTVCGHRVWFQFHRALMILTVLLTCTGFILPFIYRRGWSKRAGSHPYLGCTVMLLAVIQPIVALFRPAADSSRRYIFNWVHLGTGTVAQVIAVVAIFLGIHQQALLLPAPWTTGLLAGHVVWFVLADIVLEVHRRGLFPTGQFFKTFQIFTENIQTEDKEAILFVPCDNESYIKGTCFKKLVLVIYLCGNFVCLTLLLGTISRI, encoded by the exons ATGATGGag atctCTGTAAAGGTTTGGCCTCTGTTGGTGCTGTTTGTTGCATGTTTAAAGATAGTCACTTGCTACAAAAATGGGAAAGTAGTAGAAGCTTGTGAGGACATGATTCCACTTCACAGCCATCATTCCAGCTCTGAACCTTCACCATACAACATCAGTGTGGATAAGGTTAAATTCAGCCCTGGCGGCCAGATTAAAG tgaCATTATCCACCGGTAGTTCTGACTCCAAGCTCTACTTCAGTGGCTTCCTCATTCAAGCCCGAGACTTTGGGCATCCTTCTGCTGGAGCTGTTGGCTCCTTTGCTCTCCTTGAACCTGCTGTGTCACAGCTTCTGCAGTGTAACAATATAGAG GGCTCTGCAGTGAGTCACACCAGTTCAACCCATAAGACTGAAGTTCAGGTCCTCTGGACTGCACCGCAAAACTCTCCTTCTAAAATCCGGTTTCA ggtgaCCGTGGTTCAGAAATACAATTTGTACTGGGCCAGGATCCTAGGTCCAGTAGTGTCTCTGAATGACACATCTCCTCTCCCACCACAGTCTACTGCTGGAGCTAAGACAACCACAGCCGcaacctctctctcccgccct TTCAGCTCAGAAGGCTGTGGATTTAAGAAGTCATGTCTGAGAGACCCAGTTGGCTGTGACCCACACAGCAGTCCTCACTGTTACTTCCTGTCCTTCTGGACTGAAGACCAGAGTGTGGTGTTTGAACTCAGTGGGTTAGCTTCAGGTTATGTCTCCTTTGCCTTATCAACAGATAAATGGATG ggGCATGATGATGTCTACTTGTGTATTAATTACACCGACCATGTGGACATCAGTGCTGCTTATGTTGTGGAAAGAACACATCCAGTAACTTCTTCTGAG AATGTTTTAAGAGACATGGCATGGAGGCTGTCTGATGGAGTCATCCAGTGCAGCTTCCGCAGAAACATACGCATCCCAGGCCGCAGCCAAAATCGATTTGACTTGGATCAGACATACTACCTATTCATGGCTCATGGTCGTGTAGACAATG GGCGAACCCACAGACATGACCGGCAGCCCCTCATTTCAGAAAGTCAGGTAGTTATTACCGGGCCTCCAGAGGATCTGGGAggctctcgctctcccttgcTCATCAAATTTCACG GTGTGTTCATGCTCATTGCCTGGATGACGACGGTCAGCACAGGAGTAATTATGGCCAGATACTTCAAACCTGATTGGCCTGAAACCACTGTGTGTGGACACAGGGTCTGGTTTCAG TTTCACCGAGCTCTAATGATCCTCACCGTCCTTCTGACATGCACTGGCTTCATATTACCCTTTATATACAGAAGAGGCTGGAGCAAG CGTGCAGGATCACATCCTTACCTGGGTTGTACTGTCATGCTTCTGGCTGTTATCCAACCCATCGTGGCCCTGTTTAGACCTGCAGCAGACTCCTCCAG GAGATACATTTTCAACTGGGTCCATTTGGGCACAGGCACTGTAGCTCAGGTGATTGCTG TTGTGGCCATCTTCTTGGGCATTCACCAGCAGGCCCTGCTGCTCCCTGCTCCCTGGACCACTGGCCTCCTGGCTGGACATGTGGTCTGGTTTGTGCTGGCAGACATAGTTCTGGAAGTACACAGGAGAGGGCTTTTCCCCACAG GGCAATTTTTCAAAACCTTTCAAATCTTCACTGAAAACATACAAACTGAAGACAAAGAAGCGATTCTGTTTGTTCCCTGTGATAATGAGAGCTACATTAAG GGGACTTGTTTTAAAAAGCTTGTTTTAGTAATCTACCTGTGTGGAAACTTTGTATGTCTGACTCTTCTCTTGGGCACCATCAGCAGGATATGA